The window TGTTTGACCGAAACGGTGCCTTCGCGAATCAAGTAGAAACGATCGCCGACGTCGCCGTACGTCACGATTCGGTCGCCGGGGCCATGCGTCGTTCTCGTCATGCTGCGTGACAGTTCGGTCAATGTACTGATCGCGACACCTGAGAACACACTGCATTGGGAAAGCATTTCGCCAAGCACGGCGGCTTCGTTCAAATTGGTGTCGCGAGCGATTTTGCCAAAGTCCATTTTGACGATTCGGTCCGCGACATCCAAAATGCGGTTGTCGTGAGTCACAATTACAATCGCAACACCACGTTCGCGAGCCTCACGCTGGAACAGCGTCACGACTTGCCGTCCGGACTCTTCATCCAAAGCCGCGGTCGGTTCGTCGGCCAACAAAATATCCGGTTGATGCACGAGCCCTCGTGCAACCGCGACCCGTTGTTTTTGGCCACCAGACAACCCACCGGGTTTGTATTGAATTCGTTCACCCAAGCCGACTTCGGTGAGCATTTTCGCACAACGTTCGTTCTCTTCCCGGCGAGAAGTGCGATTCGGTTGCAGTTCCAACGCCATGCGAACGTTCTGCATCGCGGTGAGCGAACCGAACAAGTTGTGGGCTTGGAAAATGAAGCCCAACCTTTTGCGAAGCGCCCCGATGTTGGTTTGAGACAAATTGTGAAGCGGTTGGCCGAGCACGTTCAATTGGCCCTCTTGAACGCGACGCAAAGTGCCGATCAACGTCAATAAAGTTGTTTTGCCAGAACCGGATTGCCCGGTCATGATGACAATTTCGCCGGGTTGAACCTGCAGATGGTTGTCGTGAAGCACCTGTTTTCGCGCGTCACCGGTCCCGTAGTAGTGATTCACGCCGCGAACGTCGATTGCGGCGGACCCATCCAAGGCGATCTCGGGCGTGATCCCGCGCGAAGCGGATGACCGAGCGCCGTTCTGGTCGGGACGATTGTCGTTTCGAAAAGGTAATTTCACGCGAATTTTCAGGACATTTTGCGTGCCAGACCCTTTGATCGCGATGGCCCGGCGGAGCGGAAAAACGTTACCTTAGCAACTTGTCCCGAATTCGTGTCACCTCGTTTTTGCAGTTGTTCGTCGTGCCCCAAGCCAAGCAGCCGATCTCAGCCGGTTCGATCCAACAAGGCATGATCCGTTTGCCGCTCTCACTCGCAATCGGTTTTTTTGCGATCGGTTCGGGATGTGATTGGCGATCGGCGTCCAGCCCAACTCAAACAGTTGATCCGTCCAAGCCAGCACAAACGGTGGCATTGCAGCGGGTCATGGCGCTCGGCACGCTCGAACCACGGGGCGGAATCTTGGCCGTCATGGCTGCCCCCGGCGACCGGGTTTCGAAGATCTACGTCGAACCGGGCCAAGACGTCGCAGCAGGCACCGTGCTGATGGATTTGGAAAGCCTGCCTGCTCGACAACTCGAGTTGAGTATCGCTCAAACCAAACTCGACGAAGCCAAACGACGCATCGCTGCCGAACGCGCCGCGGGCGAAGCCAAACTGCAAGTCGCTCGCTCGTCACTGAAGCAAGCTGAATCCAAGCTGTCGGATGCTCAAAAGCGTTTCAAAGATTCGAAAGCCGATGGTGGCGAACTGAATCTGCTCAAGCAAGCTGCGGATTTGGGACAACGCCGATTGAGGCAATTGGAATCCGCATCGCGAGACCCGGCGCGGCAAAGATTGGTATCTGAAAACGCACTCGATACCGAAGCACTCAAAGTCAGCGAGTCGCAGGCACGATACGAATCGGCTCTGCGCGACGCTCAGGAAGCAATTGACGAAGGACGCTTCGCGGTCGACTCGGCCGAGCAAGAAATTCGGGCGACTGAGCTCTCTTTGATCGCCGCCGAACAATCCGCGTCCCTGGAATCGTTGAAACAACAAATCGAACTGCTGAAGTTCAACGTTGCAACGTCGCGATTGGTTGCACCAACCAAAGGTCGAGTGTTGCGAGTCGATGCGACCATCGGTACCGCGACGGGCGTCTCCGCTTTGATGCACATGGCAGACACGTCCAACATGGTCTGCGTCGCCGAAGTGAACGTTGCTGATCTTTCACGTGTCGAAGTCGGGCAAACTGCAACGATCACTTCACCAGCACTTCGCGAACCGTTGCGAGGCAAAGTGCAACGCATTCAGTCATTGATCGCGGCCCCGACGCTGGCAAGCCCCTACCCAATGGCTGCCGTCGATCGATACTCCGCCGATGTGGTCATTGCGATCGATTCAGATGATTCGACCAGTGCCAGCCGTTTGATCGAGCTTCAGGTGGACGTGGAAATCAAAGCAGGCGGCTCGAAGGAATCCGCCAAAGTGGCTTCGGCAGCGAAGCCATGACGACCAGCCCAGGTCAGAAGCCCAGCGGCAAAACCGCCGAGAAGTCACGTCAACGCCGAAGCGTCGTTCGGACGTCCTTGGCATGGTCGAACCTAAGCCACATGTGGGTTCGAACGGTTGTTTCCATCTGCGGAATCGGTTTCGCGATTCTGTTGATGTTCATGCAGCTTGGGTTTCTGGGGAGCGTTGGCGATACCGCAACAGTGTTGCTGGACCGGATGCCATGCGACGTTTTGGTTCGATCACCCGATTACTTGCACGTTTACGACGCGTCAAAGATTCGAAACGATCTGCGTCCCTGGTTGAACTCGATTGACGAAGTCGACCAGGTCGTGCCGCTGGACATTGGCGTGACTCAATGGACCAACCCAACCAACCAAGATCCGCGGGCGATCGCTGTGATGGGGATCGATCTGAACGATCCTGCGTTTGAATTGCCAGAGCTGACCCGAGAAGTCCGGCGTCAGCTATTGGTCGAGGGAGCGGTCCTTGTCGATGACGCTACGAAAACGGACTTTGGCCCCAAGAACGGCGTGAAGTTCGGTTCGGATGATATCGGAACCGTCGCGAGCGTCTTTGGCACCCCCGCCAAGATCGTGGGGACGTTCAAGATGGGAACTGGGCTAGCGGCAAATGGCGCGCTCTTATGTTCTCGCGAAACGTTTCGCAAGCTGGTGCCGGGGAGCAGCGATGACGAAGTTTCGCTATTGCTGATTCGATTGACCGATGGTGTCAGCAACGAACGGGGACGTCACATGGTTGCGGGTCGGCTGAATGCGTTGGCTGGTCCCGCGTCACATGCTTCCACCCTGACCATCGAAGATGCGAAAAAAGCCGAAGTGTGGCGTTGGTACACCCAAACTCCCATCGGAATGATTTTCGCGATGGGAGTCGCATTGGCCGTCGTCGTGGGAGGCGTGATCAGTTACATGATCCTTGCCTCGGACGTGCAAGCACACTTGAGCGAGTACGCAACGCTAAAGGCGATGGGTTATGGAACTGGCTTTTTGATCCGAACGCTTTTAACCCAGTCCACCTTGCTCGCAACAATCGCGTTCCCGCCTTCGGTAATCGCCGCACTCGCACTTTATGCGATCACGTCGGCGCTCGCCGGCGTTCCTATTCGCATGACGCTGACATGGCTGGTCTTGGTCGCCGTGTTGTCGCTGCTGATGTGCAATGCAGCCGGTCTCATTGCGATTCGAAAGCTGATTCGAGCCGAACCCGCGAATCTTTTTTAAGCTTGTTCGCTTTTCAACTGAAGTTTGGTGTTGGCGGACGGTAGTCGCCCAAGTTGATCGTCTTGAACCAATCGATCGTATGCTTGAGTCCTTGCTCCAGTTCGATCTTTGGTTCCCAGTCCAGCTTTTCTTTTGCGAGTGCGATGTCGGGACGACGACGAGTTGGATCGTCAGCCGGCAGTGGAGCCTCGATAAGCTTGCTGCTCGATCCCGTCAGTTCGATCGTCTTTTCAGCGAGCTGGCGGATCGTGAACTCGTGCGGATTCCCAATGTTGACCGGGCCTATGAAACCGTCGCAGTTCATCATTCGGATAATGACTTCGACCAAATCGTCTCGGTAACAAAACGAACGGGTCTGCGAGCCGTCACCGAAGATGGTGATGTCATCACCGGCTAATGCCTGGCGGATGAAGTTGGCAACGACACGTCCGTCAAATGGATGCATCCGCGGCCCGTAGGTATTGAAGATGCGAACGATTCGGACATCCACGTTGTTGCTACGGTGATAGTCCATGAATAAAGTTTCGGCGACGCGTTTTCCTTCGTCGTAACAGGCTCGAATACCGATCGGATTGACGCTTCCGCGATACGATTCCGTTTGCGGGTGCTGCTCCGGATCGCCATACACTTCGCTGGTGCTAGCCTGCAGGATCCGTGCACCGCATCGTTTGGCGATGCCCAGCATATTGATCGATCCCATCACGCTGGTCTTGATCGTTTTGATGGGATTGAACTGGTAGTGACCCGGTGCGGCCGGGCAGGCCATGTTGTAGATCTGGTCGACTTCTAAATGGATCGGCAGCGTGATGTCGTGTCGGATCAATTCAAAATTGGGTTTGTCGAGCAGGTGAACGACATTGGTTTTCTGGCTGGTGAAAAAGTTGTCCAAGCAGATCACATCGTGACCGTCGCTGACCAAGCGTTCGCAAAGATGCGAGCCTAGAAATCCCGCACCACCTGTCACCAAAATACGTTGAATCATTGATCGAGCCGTTCGCAGAAACCGTTGTCGGTTGAAAATCAAAGGAGCTGGCTGGACGGTGCCAATTTAGGTTCGCCGCACGGGCGTTCACGCCGATTTTCGTGGGTCGGCGCCATGGGCATCGGCGAAGTGGAATCGTCCAGCAAGAAGCTTTCAATTCTACCCGCCGGCTTCGTGCTGACTCGCTAATTGACGACAGAAATGTCCGCTCACCGCGCAGTGTCGGGGCGACCATTCGGAAGGTGCCTGTTACGCGGATTGTCGTTTGTTGCGACGGCGGTTCAGCTACCGTTGCTCAGTCGATTTCAATTTCACGCGACGATCAATTCACGATTGTCGATCAATCTCGTCACGCCGACCCTCACCGCAACCAGAGCAACCGCGTTCTGCGTGATTTCTGAAATCGGTAGCAATGTTTGGCGATCGACCACGACCGCGTAGTCGACGCTGTCACAAGGGGACAAGTGGTCGGCCATGATTGACTCGAGTTGCTTCGGGTCGTGGTTGCCTTCAAGAAACGCTTGTTCGACTTGGTTGAGCGACTTGCTGATGCAAAGTGCTCGCTGTCGTTGATCATCCGACAGATAGCGATTGCGGCTGCTCATCGCCAAACCATCGGGCTCTCGAACGATGTCGCAGGGAACGATTTCAATCGGCAAGTTCAAATCACGCACCATGTGTTCGATGACACAAAGCTGTTGAAGGTCCTTGCGGCCAAAAAAGGCTCGATCAGATGGTGCGGCTTGGAAGAGCTTCATCACCACCGTCGCAACACCCACAAAATGTTCAGGACGGTGAACTCCTTCGAGAGGGAACGCGACCGCGGATGGATGCACCGAAGTGGCGTGCGTTTGTGGTCCACCCGGATACATTTCATCGGCGGTTGGCATGAACACCGCTTCAACACCCGCGTCACGAAGCATCGCGAGGTCGTCTTCGATCGGGCGGGGATACTGATCGAGATCTTCGTTAGCAGCGAACTGTGTCGGGTTCACAAAGATCGACGTAACACAATGATCGCAGTCCTTTTTCGCGGCGTGAACCAAAGACAGGTGTCCTTCGTGCAAGGCTCCCATCGTGGGAACCAAGCCAATCGTGTTGCCCCCACGAGACTTTTCGCGGCACCACGCTCGCATGGCATCAATGGATGTGAATGTTTCCAACAGAGGGGCCTCAATCGGTCGTTCAAGGAGCAGGCAAATGCAGCCAAAGACAGTGACGGACTTACCACGCCATCGTCAATCAATCGTCGCTTGTTCCGGTCGCTCCGCTAAGGACTTCTTCAGACACAAAGATCGGGAGAGGTGGGTCAAAGGTGACCGCCACCGCGATCGCGTCGCTCGGCCGAGCGTCAACTTCGATCAGCTCACCGCTGCTGGTTCGCAGATGCAGTTGCGCGAAATATGTGTGTTCGGACAGGTCGCTGATCACGACTTGTTCAATCGTCGCGTCCAACGATTCGGCAACGTTGACGATCAGATCATGTGTCAGCGGACGCGGCGGAACGTAGTCATTTTTGACTCGGCGATCGATGTTGGTAGCTTCAAAGATTCCGATCATGATCGGGAATTGACGCGTCCCGTCGACTTCCTTGAGATAAATCACTTGGTTATCGGTTAGCTCGGAAATGATGATCCGAGCGAGTTGCATTTGGACGGTCATAGAAAAGTTCGCCAAAAGGTTTCAGAATTCAATTGAATCGATTGATTCGAGGAGGCCGAGATATCTCGCCTGTCACCTGCATGATATCGCAGCGTCTGGCTGCCTTCCATGACGAGCTCCGCGGATTGTTCCGGTTGTGCCGGAAGCTGTCTCAGGAAATCCCATCGCCGCAATGAATTTGGGGTTGCAGCCAACGCACGGCGCAAGAACGCGTTCCATGGTTGAGGTGGACGCAGAGCCATGCGCTTTACGTCCAGGGTCATTCCGACGCTTCGGCACCCAACTGGTTGACCCCTTCTACTCAACATCAACCCATCTTTGGGAATAATAACATGACTCGGATCAACACCAACGTTTCTTCTTTGGTTGCACAGAACCGCCTCCAAAGCAGCAACAATGACTTGCAACAATCTTTGACGCGATTGAGCACTGGTCTTCGGATCAACTCCGGTAGCGACGACCCCGCCGGTTTGCTGGCCAGCGAAGCTCTTCGTGGCGAAATCACCGGTTTGACCAAATCGATCAGCAACACGCAACGTGCCAGCCAAATCATCAGCACCGCTGACAGTGCTCTGGGCCAAGTCAGCAACTTGCTCAACGACGTCCGCGGTTTGGTGGTCGAAGCCGCCAACTCGGGTGCATTGAGCAAAGAGGAAATCGCTGCTAACCAGTTGCAGATCGACAGCTCGCTCGAAGCCATCAACCGAATCTCACAAACAACGACTTTCCAAGGTCGTAAGTTGCTCGACGGTTCGCAAGACTTCGTTAGCACCGCCAGCGGCGTCAGCAGCATCAGCGACATCTCGATTGACCAAGCCAACTTGGGAAAAACAGGAAAAATCGACGTTGAAGTCGTCATCAATTCAGCTGCAACGCAAGCGACAGCAACCGCAGCTGATTCAGGTTTCAGCGCTGCTGCTCAAGCGACAGCAACTACCCCAGCTGGAATCAACTCGGTCACCCTTGGTGATGCGACCAACAACCTGACGATCGAAGGCCAATTCGATAGCGTTGAGGTCATCGACGGCGGTGCATCTTCAGCAACGTCGGCTTCGATCACTGATGGCGTTTTGACCATCTCCGTCGACGCGGCCGCAACTGTAACGGGTGCATCGGTTGTTACTGCACTGAACGGTGTGTCAGGCGTGTACGCTGAAGAAACAGGAACGGTTGCCGATGTGAACGCATCAGCCGCTACTGATGCAACCGCAATCGAAGGTGCCGGCTTGTCCATCACCGCAGCGGACTCGGGCGGAGACTTCAACAACGTTCAAATCAACTACGTCGCTGGTGACGCCGCAGCGACCACCGCAAGCTACGATGCCGATCAAAAAGCGTTGACGGTCACAATTGGTACTGGTGCTGGCGAAAACAATCTGGCCGCCATTGCCGCTGCGATCAATGCAGGAACGACGGAATTCGATGCTGAGGTGGCTGATGGAACTGGTGCGACACCGGCAGCCGGAAAGGTTACCGAGTATGGCGAATTCACCATCGATACGGCCGACCTGCCAGCCGTCGGTTCGACCGGCAACACCGGTGGTGAGGTGCTCAACGCAGACTTAGTGTTCCAGCTGAGCGGCGAAAACGGAGCGGAAACGTTCAACTTCGGTGCAGGCACCACCAAAGATCAAATCGCAGCAGCCGTCAACTTGGTATCAGACAGCACCGGTGTGTCAGCCGATGCAACGGGCGCTCTGGAATTCAGCTCGACTGGTTTCGGAAGCGACGCTTTGGTCGACATTGACGTCATCAGCGAAGGTGCTGGTGGAACGTTCAAAGGCAGCTTGGACAACACTCGTTCAACGGGTGCCGATATCGTTGCAACAGTGAACGGCGTCGAAGCAAACGGCTCTGGTAACAGCCTTTCGATCAACACCAGTTCGCTCGACTTGAGCTTGACGGTTGACGACGGCAGCAGCACGAACTTCAGCTTCAGCATCACCGGTGGTGGAGCAACGTTCCAACTCGGCCCAGACGTGACCAGCACCCAGCAAGCTAGCTTGGGTATCGGCAGCGTTTCGACCGGTCAATTGGGTGGTGCATCAGGTCGTTTGTACGAACTGGGCAGTGGCCAAGCGAAGAGCCTGACCAACGACGTCGAAGGTGCCGCCAAGGTCATCGACGAAGTGATCGGCAAAGTGGTTGGACTGCGTGGTCGTCTGGGATCGTTCCAAAGCACGACGCTGGAAAGCAACTTGGTATCGCTCAACGAAACCAAAGCCAACCTGCAAGAAGCTGAAAGCTCGATCCGTGACGCTGACTTTGCTCAAGAGTCGGCCAACCTGACTCGTGCTCAGATCCTCGTTCAGTCCGGTACCAACGTGCTGTCGCTGGCCAACCAAAACCCACGAAACGTTTTGTCGTTGTTGGGTTAATCCAAAATCGATTCAGTGCGGCCACCCTAACGGCCGCCTGAATCCAAAGTGCATATTGAAAAGCAGCAGTGAGCTCCGGCTTGCTGCTGCTTTTTTCGTTTGATGATCCGCCGCCCGCACTGATCGGAAGACAACAACTTTGAGCGCCCCTATGTTCCGCTCGAGCATGTGTTCCGGTTACGCAAGCGTTGCCTTGATAAACTGCAACGATCTGGCGCCTTTTTCCGGGCTTCGCCTCTCAGTGTCGCGCATCTTAACCTAGCTGGTTTGCGTTGCGAACAATCATTTGGGCGAACGATCGATTCGTCGACACTCATGCCGAATCGTTCAAACGGAAGCGTGCAACTTGTCCAGCCGACAACTCTTTCGATGAAGAAAAGAGTTGCGAACGTCGATACAACTATGCGCTGCATGCTGGCCTCGGCCCGCAAGCTCGTTTCCAACTCCCGCTACCGGAAACCCGATGTACAACACGGCTGATTCTTTCGTTCCTCCGCCGATGACCTTCGTTGGGGACGACAACGCTTCGACCAGCAGTGATTCCCAGGCTTCGCCCAATAGTGCATCCTCTCAGTCGATGCCTCGTCCCGGTGAACCAGGCAGCCTGAGTGAAGGCATTGAAAACTTCGGTCGTCGAAGCGGAGACGCCTACCTGGAATCGATGGTGAAGACCGCTTCACCCGCCCGACTGCGACTCATGTTGATCGAACGAGCCGTCGAGGTTTCTCGGCACTTGGCCAATCACTGGAAGACTCAGCCAGGCAAGCGAGGAACAAACGAGTACTCGCTCAAGCTGCTCGAACTGCTT of the Rhodopirellula baltica SH 1 genome contains:
- a CDS encoding ATP-binding cassette domain-containing protein, with product MKLPFRNDNRPDQNGARSSASRGITPEIALDGSAAIDVRGVNHYYGTGDARKQVLHDNHLQVQPGEIVIMTGQSGSGKTTLLTLIGTLRRVQEGQLNVLGQPLHNLSQTNIGALRKRLGFIFQAHNLFGSLTAMQNVRMALELQPNRTSRREENERCAKMLTEVGLGERIQYKPGGLSGGQKQRVAVARGLVHQPDILLADEPTAALDEESGRQVVTLFQREARERGVAIVIVTHDNRILDVADRIVKMDFGKIARDTNLNEAAVLGEMLSQCSVFSGVAISTLTELSRSMTRTTHGPGDRIVTYGDVGDRFYLIREGTVSVKQPTQPGGNDFREVAQLGEGAYFGETALLTGEPRNAHVDATTETVTYSLDAPTFSDVMSQRKSIDEEVRSSLFAE
- a CDS encoding ABC exporter membrane fusion protein, yielding MQLFVVPQAKQPISAGSIQQGMIRLPLSLAIGFFAIGSGCDWRSASSPTQTVDPSKPAQTVALQRVMALGTLEPRGGILAVMAAPGDRVSKIYVEPGQDVAAGTVLMDLESLPARQLELSIAQTKLDEAKRRIAAERAAGEAKLQVARSSLKQAESKLSDAQKRFKDSKADGGELNLLKQAADLGQRRLRQLESASRDPARQRLVSENALDTEALKVSESQARYESALRDAQEAIDEGRFAVDSAEQEIRATELSLIAAEQSASLESLKQQIELLKFNVATSRLVAPTKGRVLRVDATIGTATGVSALMHMADTSNMVCVAEVNVADLSRVEVGQTATITSPALREPLRGKVQRIQSLIAAPTLASPYPMAAVDRYSADVVIAIDSDDSTSASRLIELQVDVEIKAGGSKESAKVASAAKP
- a CDS encoding FtsX-like permease family protein; this translates as MTTSPGQKPSGKTAEKSRQRRSVVRTSLAWSNLSHMWVRTVVSICGIGFAILLMFMQLGFLGSVGDTATVLLDRMPCDVLVRSPDYLHVYDASKIRNDLRPWLNSIDEVDQVVPLDIGVTQWTNPTNQDPRAIAVMGIDLNDPAFELPELTREVRRQLLVEGAVLVDDATKTDFGPKNGVKFGSDDIGTVASVFGTPAKIVGTFKMGTGLAANGALLCSRETFRKLVPGSSDDEVSLLLIRLTDGVSNERGRHMVAGRLNALAGPASHASTLTIEDAKKAEVWRWYTQTPIGMIFAMGVALAVVVGGVISYMILASDVQAHLSEYATLKAMGYGTGFLIRTLLTQSTLLATIAFPPSVIAALALYAITSALAGVPIRMTLTWLVLVAVLSLLMCNAAGLIAIRKLIRAEPANLF
- a CDS encoding UDP-glucuronic acid decarboxylase family protein: MIQRILVTGGAGFLGSHLCERLVSDGHDVICLDNFFTSQKTNVVHLLDKPNFELIRHDITLPIHLEVDQIYNMACPAAPGHYQFNPIKTIKTSVMGSINMLGIAKRCGARILQASTSEVYGDPEQHPQTESYRGSVNPIGIRACYDEGKRVAETLFMDYHRSNNVDVRIVRIFNTYGPRMHPFDGRVVANFIRQALAGDDITIFGDGSQTRSFCYRDDLVEVIIRMMNCDGFIGPVNIGNPHEFTIRQLAEKTIELTGSSSKLIEAPLPADDPTRRRPDIALAKEKLDWEPKIELEQGLKHTIDWFKTINLGDYRPPTPNFS
- the panC gene encoding pantoate--beta-alanine ligase; protein product: METFTSIDAMRAWCREKSRGGNTIGLVPTMGALHEGHLSLVHAAKKDCDHCVTSIFVNPTQFAANEDLDQYPRPIEDDLAMLRDAGVEAVFMPTADEMYPGGPQTHATSVHPSAVAFPLEGVHRPEHFVGVATVVMKLFQAAPSDRAFFGRKDLQQLCVIEHMVRDLNLPIEIVPCDIVREPDGLAMSSRNRYLSDDQRQRALCISKSLNQVEQAFLEGNHDPKQLESIMADHLSPCDSVDYAVVVDRQTLLPISEITQNAVALVAVRVGVTRLIDNRELIVA
- a CDS encoding bifunctional nuclease family protein, translated to MTVQMQLARIIISELTDNQVIYLKEVDGTRQFPIMIGIFEATNIDRRVKNDYVPPRPLTHDLIVNVAESLDATIEQVVISDLSEHTYFAQLHLRTSSGELIEVDARPSDAIAVAVTFDPPLPIFVSEEVLSGATGTSDD
- a CDS encoding flagellin N-terminal helical domain-containing protein is translated as MTRINTNVSSLVAQNRLQSSNNDLQQSLTRLSTGLRINSGSDDPAGLLASEALRGEITGLTKSISNTQRASQIISTADSALGQVSNLLNDVRGLVVEAANSGALSKEEIAANQLQIDSSLEAINRISQTTTFQGRKLLDGSQDFVSTASGVSSISDISIDQANLGKTGKIDVEVVINSAATQATATAADSGFSAAAQATATTPAGINSVTLGDATNNLTIEGQFDSVEVIDGGASSATSASITDGVLTISVDAAATVTGASVVTALNGVSGVYAEETGTVADVNASAATDATAIEGAGLSITAADSGGDFNNVQINYVAGDAAATTASYDADQKALTVTIGTGAGENNLAAIAAAINAGTTEFDAEVADGTGATPAAGKVTEYGEFTIDTADLPAVGSTGNTGGEVLNADLVFQLSGENGAETFNFGAGTTKDQIAAAVNLVSDSTGVSADATGALEFSSTGFGSDALVDIDVISEGAGGTFKGSLDNTRSTGADIVATVNGVEANGSGNSLSINTSSLDLSLTVDDGSSTNFSFSITGGGATFQLGPDVTSTQQASLGIGSVSTGQLGGASGRLYELGSGQAKSLTNDVEGAAKVIDEVIGKVVGLRGRLGSFQSTTLESNLVSLNETKANLQEAESSIRDADFAQESANLTRAQILVQSGTNVLSLANQNPRNVLSLLG